A single genomic interval of Thermodesulfovibrionales bacterium harbors:
- a CDS encoding 3-oxoacyl-ACP reductase family protein, giving the protein MPRIPVAVVTGASRGLGRQIALTLAGCGYAIGVNYRSGENEAEETVRLIGDRSLPLKADVRNFRQTEKMAEEVSARWGRLDALINNAGITRDGLLMGYRERDFDDTLDVNLKGCFNTVKAFVPLMTESGGGHIINISSYSGLRGSAGQSAYSASKAAVIGFTLSAARELSCHNIRVNAILPGYMETEMGRRAEEAMEKAGKESMLNRLSDPDEVARFIACFLTTKNITGQVLSLESRICS; this is encoded by the coding sequence GTGCCGCGGATACCGGTTGCGGTCGTAACCGGTGCGTCGAGGGGGCTCGGCAGACAGATAGCGCTGACGCTCGCCGGCTGCGGATACGCGATCGGCGTCAATTACCGCTCCGGAGAAAACGAGGCTGAAGAGACGGTCCGGCTGATCGGCGACAGGTCTCTGCCCTTGAAGGCCGATGTCAGAAATTTCCGGCAGACGGAAAAGATGGCTGAAGAGGTTTCAGCCCGGTGGGGAAGACTGGATGCCCTGATTAACAATGCGGGCATCACCCGTGACGGCCTGCTTATGGGGTATCGTGAGCGTGATTTCGATGATACCCTCGACGTTAACCTCAAAGGATGTTTCAATACCGTGAAGGCCTTTGTACCCCTTATGACAGAATCAGGCGGCGGGCACATTATCAACATCTCTTCCTACTCCGGATTGAGGGGCAGTGCGGGGCAGTCGGCGTACAGTGCTTCAAAGGCAGCGGTCATCGGCTTTACCCTTTCCGCGGCCCGGGAATTGTCCTGCCATAACATACGGGTGAACGCCATCCTTCCCGGATATATGGAGACGGAGATGGGAAGAAGGGCTGAAGAAGCGATGGAAAAGGCGGGGAAAGAGAGCATGCTCAACCGGCTCTCGGATCCCGATGAGGTCGCACGGTTCATCGCCTGCTTTCTGACGACAAAGAACATAACGGGGCAGGTTCTCAGTCTCGAATCGAGGATTTGCTCATAG